From a region of the Halanaerobium hydrogeniformans genome:
- a CDS encoding aspartate/glutamate racemase family protein, whose product MGIKYGITAGTPFDTKLGEIFFSKKGLEVVSAYISETADEQNRLQYISPKKLEIKTINTIRHLKKAGANIIIIYCNSLSAVLEVDKISALTDIPILTPLAVYKNLDLSSLDKLAILAANSQSAAKIENIIAEKNPHLEFVSAGIMPIINAIEAQKDPTEILAEAGLQELLVAFRTMGADTLLLGCTHLPYLKEEIKGFYENIIDPADKIKVMAEKLLAHK is encoded by the coding sequence ATGGGAATAAAATATGGGATTACTGCAGGTACTCCTTTTGATACTAAACTGGGAGAAATATTTTTTAGTAAAAAAGGACTGGAAGTTGTTTCTGCCTATATTTCAGAAACTGCTGATGAGCAGAACAGGTTGCAGTATATTTCACCTAAAAAATTGGAGATTAAAACAATAAATACAATTAGGCATTTGAAAAAGGCCGGGGCAAATATAATAATTATTTACTGTAATTCTTTAAGTGCTGTGCTTGAGGTAGATAAAATAAGTGCTCTGACTGATATCCCTATCTTAACCCCATTAGCTGTTTATAAAAATCTTGATCTAAGTTCTTTAGATAAGCTTGCTATACTGGCTGCTAATTCTCAAAGTGCGGCTAAAATTGAAAATATCATTGCAGAAAAGAATCCTCATCTAGAATTTGTTAGTGCTGGAATTATGCCAATTATTAATGCGATTGAAGCTCAAAAAGATCCAACAGAAATATTAGCTGAAGCCGGACTTCAAGAACTTTTAGTAGCTTTTAGAACCATGGGAGCCGATACATTACTTTTAGGATGTACTCATCTGCCCTATCTTAAAGAGGAGATAAAGGGCTTTTATGAAAACATTATTGATCCTGCAGACAAAATTAAAGTTATGGCAGAAAAGCTTTTAGCTCACAAATAA